In the Advenella kashmirensis WT001 genome, one interval contains:
- a CDS encoding ABC transporter ATP-binding protein produces the protein MLNAQNLHITFNAGTPIETRALRGLSLNIPQGQFVTVIGSNGAGKSTFLNAVSGELMVDSGTIHINNENVTRKSVWQRAVNVARVFQDPMAGTCEDLTIEENMSLAYCRGGQRDLRPALRSDLRQLFRERLTILGLGLESRLTDRIGLLSGGQRQAVSLLMAALQPSKILLLDEHTAALDPRTAQFVLDLTEKIVTEQKLTTMMVTHSMKQALEIGERTIMLHQGQVVLDVAGEQRRDMTVSDLLQMFEKVRGEQITDDALLLD, from the coding sequence ATGTTGAACGCACAAAATCTGCATATTACCTTCAATGCCGGTACCCCCATTGAAACCCGGGCCTTGCGTGGCTTGTCTCTGAACATTCCGCAAGGGCAATTCGTGACGGTGATCGGCTCCAATGGCGCCGGCAAGTCAACTTTCCTGAATGCGGTGTCGGGCGAGCTGATGGTAGATTCGGGTACCATTCATATTAACAACGAGAATGTTACCCGCAAAAGCGTGTGGCAGCGGGCAGTCAATGTGGCGCGGGTGTTTCAGGACCCGATGGCTGGCACCTGTGAAGATCTGACGATCGAAGAGAATATGTCGCTGGCCTATTGTCGTGGCGGCCAACGCGACCTTCGTCCGGCGTTACGCAGTGATCTGCGACAATTATTCCGGGAGCGACTGACCATCCTGGGGCTGGGACTGGAATCACGGCTGACCGACCGTATCGGCCTGCTGTCGGGCGGCCAGCGCCAGGCAGTGAGTCTGCTGATGGCGGCACTGCAGCCCAGCAAAATATTGCTGCTGGACGAACATACTGCCGCACTCGATCCACGGACCGCGCAATTTGTTCTGGATCTTACAGAAAAGATCGTGACTGAACAGAAACTGACTACTATGATGGTGACGCACAGTATGAAGCAGGCGCTGGAGATCGGCGAACGAACCATCATGCTGCACCAGGGGCAGGTTGTTCTGGATGTGGCCGGCGAGCAGCGCCGGGATATGACGGTCAGCGACCTGCTGCAAATGTTCGAGAAAGTCAGGGGAGAGCAGATCACCGACGATGCCCTGTTGCTCGATTGA